From a single Cytophagales bacterium WSM2-2 genomic region:
- a CDS encoding flavoprotein, whose protein sequence is MKTKNHFDLVVIGGGAAGFFGAICAAEMNPSLSILILEKTTKLLSKVKVSGGGRCNVTHHCFEPTPLSRHYPRGNKELKSLFRKFQAKDVVSWFESKGVKLKTEEDGRMFPVSDNSQTIVDCFLYEAKRLGIEVRLQSEVKNITPVENGFSINNDELHASKILIAAGGYNHLENYGWLKSNNVVPPIPSLFTFNDSGKLFKDLMGVSVANAEVKIAGAKFSETGPVLITHWGLSGPGVIKLSAWAAEYLYERKYEFTALVNWTGTASEEIVRKDFADLNANHGKQKIVNNPLYKIPSRLWVRLCDLAEIDEDCTWAILPRKSQNKLVEFLIRCPFEIKGKTTFKEEFVTCGGIDLKSIELETMESKVVRGMYFAGEVLNIDGETGGFNFQSAWTTAYVAAKSLCENLSR, encoded by the coding sequence TTGAAAACTAAAAATCATTTTGACCTGGTCGTTATTGGTGGCGGTGCTGCAGGATTCTTTGGTGCCATCTGCGCAGCCGAAATGAATCCCAGTCTATCTATTCTTATCCTTGAGAAGACTACCAAGCTTCTTTCCAAGGTAAAAGTCTCAGGAGGCGGTCGATGCAATGTCACTCACCATTGCTTTGAGCCCACTCCCCTATCCAGGCACTATCCGCGTGGCAACAAAGAACTAAAATCGCTTTTTAGAAAATTCCAGGCGAAAGACGTTGTGTCCTGGTTTGAATCAAAAGGAGTAAAACTCAAAACCGAAGAAGACGGGCGAATGTTTCCTGTAAGCGATAATTCGCAGACGATCGTTGATTGTTTTTTGTATGAAGCAAAGCGCCTGGGAATTGAGGTGAGATTGCAAAGTGAAGTGAAGAACATTACTCCGGTGGAAAATGGCTTTTCCATCAATAACGATGAACTTCACGCCAGCAAAATCCTGATCGCTGCTGGCGGATACAACCATCTAGAAAACTACGGCTGGCTTAAATCTAACAATGTCGTCCCTCCCATCCCATCGCTCTTCACCTTCAATGACTCCGGAAAACTTTTCAAGGATTTGATGGGCGTGTCGGTAGCCAATGCGGAGGTAAAAATAGCAGGGGCAAAATTTTCGGAAACAGGCCCGGTGCTTATCACACATTGGGGATTGAGCGGACCGGGCGTTATCAAGCTCTCCGCCTGGGCAGCGGAGTATTTATACGAAAGAAAATACGAGTTCACTGCCTTGGTCAACTGGACGGGCACGGCTTCGGAAGAAATTGTTCGTAAGGACTTCGCTGATCTCAACGCCAATCATGGAAAACAAAAAATAGTTAACAACCCGTTATATAAAATTCCTTCGCGTCTGTGGGTTCGGCTGTGTGACTTAGCGGAAATCGATGAGGATTGTACCTGGGCCATTCTTCCACGCAAGAGTCAGAATAAACTTGTGGAGTTTCTCATCCGCTGTCCATTTGAGATCAAAGGCAAGACAACTTTCAAGGAGGAGTTCGTGACGTGCGGTGGGATCGATCTGAAATCCATTGAACTTGAGACGATGGAAAGTAAGGTCGTACGCGGAATGTATTTTGCCGGTGAGGTACTAAACATTGATGGTGAAACCGGGGGCTTTAATTTTCAATCTGCGTGGACTACAGCATACGTAGCTGCCAAAAGCCTCTGTGAAAATCTAAGCCGTTGA
- a CDS encoding two-component sensor histidine kinase → MQIRSRLTLQFTVLVSAILIAAFSILYTLVWQNNHDAFRKRLHDKALTSAILLLKVDQVDSALLKIIDLSKRDVLYKENISVYDSSYRELYTNDESLEFHVSKADYRSVLSGKELFFKHGDFDVVGIPYEYKGSKYVVLSGAIDKDGTARLAALRGLIYILTPLLVAIVGLAGWIFAGKALKPIVRVMKEVQEMSPTELGQRLTGSDNPDEIGKLISIFNQLLDRIEDAFQLQKSFVSSVSHELNNPLTKITSQLEVTLLSERDNEDYKKILLSVLEDIRDLNRLSSSLLELAYLNQGSQNFTMSAVRVDEILWETREDITSTTRDYRVQIHIDKMPENQEELCTQAHPQLLKTALTNIIENACKFSSDHTAFVFLSCESKRVIIRVVDKGPGIRKDDLEKIFQPFYRTNNTSKVRGHGIGLPLAQRIISIHQGTIAINSSPGVGTEVSVALKMLSGF, encoded by the coding sequence ATGCAAATCAGAAGCCGTCTGACTCTTCAATTTACAGTGCTTGTCAGTGCCATTCTGATTGCGGCTTTTTCTATTCTGTATACGCTCGTTTGGCAAAACAACCACGATGCATTCCGCAAACGGCTTCATGATAAAGCCCTTACTTCAGCTATTCTATTATTGAAAGTAGACCAGGTCGATTCTGCGTTATTGAAAATCATTGATCTTTCGAAAAGAGATGTTCTCTACAAGGAAAACATTTCAGTATACGATTCAAGTTACCGTGAGCTTTATACCAATGACGAATCTCTTGAATTCCATGTATCAAAAGCGGACTATCGCTCAGTACTTTCTGGAAAGGAATTGTTTTTTAAACACGGTGACTTCGATGTTGTCGGAATTCCTTACGAATATAAAGGAAGTAAATATGTGGTTCTTTCCGGGGCAATTGACAAAGATGGCACCGCGCGTCTGGCAGCATTGCGAGGTCTTATTTACATTCTCACACCACTGCTGGTAGCAATAGTTGGCTTGGCAGGCTGGATATTTGCAGGCAAGGCGCTAAAGCCAATTGTCCGGGTAATGAAAGAAGTACAGGAGATGTCGCCCACAGAGTTGGGTCAGCGTCTTACTGGTAGTGATAATCCGGATGAGATCGGAAAACTAATCTCCATTTTCAATCAATTGCTGGATCGGATTGAGGATGCTTTTCAGCTCCAGAAGTCATTCGTCTCCAGTGTGTCACATGAACTAAACAATCCGCTGACCAAAATCACATCGCAGCTCGAAGTCACTCTGCTTAGTGAAAGAGATAATGAAGATTATAAAAAGATTTTGCTTTCCGTGCTCGAGGACATTCGTGACCTTAATCGCTTGTCGTCAAGTTTGCTTGAGTTGGCGTACCTTAACCAGGGCAGTCAGAATTTCACTATGAGTGCTGTTCGTGTAGATGAAATTCTGTGGGAAACCCGCGAAGACATCACATCTACGACCAGGGACTATCGCGTGCAAATACATATCGATAAGATGCCGGAAAATCAAGAAGAGCTCTGCACGCAAGCTCATCCACAATTGCTAAAGACAGCACTTACGAATATCATCGAAAACGCGTGCAAATTTTCGTCGGATCACACTGCTTTTGTATTCCTCTCCTGCGAAAGCAAGCGAGTCATCATCAGAGTCGTTGACAAAGGGCCGGGTATCAGGAAAGATGATTTAGAAAAGATTTTTCAACCTTTTTATAGGACCAACAACACTTCAAAAGTCAGAGGTCACGGAATCGGGCTTCCACTGGCTCAACGGATCATTTCAATTCACCAGGGGACAATTGCAATTAATTCCAGCCCGGGTGTAGGCACGGAAGTCTCTGTCGCCTTGAAGATGCTTTCCGGATTTTAA
- a CDS encoding DNA-binding response regulator, whose protein sequence is MIRILLIEDEQKTAYYIKKGLEENNFNVALANDGDTALHMALQEQFDIIITDIVLPGKDGWSICKEIRSRKNEVPILMLSAMSTTDDVVKGFDLGADDYLVKPFEFRELIVRIKSLLKRTSGSKTSGVLTVGDLSLDVYSRTAVRAGKEISLTGKECALLEYIIKNQGRVIPRSELAKNVWNIDFDTGTNMVEVYVNYLRNKIDKGFEKKMIHTQFGLGYILKADL, encoded by the coding sequence ATGATCCGGATACTTCTGATAGAAGATGAACAAAAGACCGCTTACTACATAAAAAAGGGGCTGGAGGAAAACAATTTCAATGTGGCCCTGGCTAACGATGGCGACACGGCACTTCACATGGCTCTTCAAGAGCAATTTGATATCATTATCACTGATATCGTATTGCCCGGAAAAGACGGGTGGTCGATCTGTAAGGAAATCAGGAGTCGTAAAAATGAAGTCCCAATTTTGATGCTCAGCGCCATGAGCACAACAGACGATGTAGTAAAAGGTTTCGATTTAGGTGCAGATGACTACCTGGTGAAGCCGTTCGAATTTCGTGAGCTGATTGTCCGCATCAAATCACTACTGAAGAGAACTTCAGGCAGTAAGACTTCAGGCGTGCTGACCGTAGGAGATTTATCACTGGATGTATATTCACGAACTGCTGTAAGAGCCGGTAAAGAGATTTCACTTACGGGTAAAGAGTGCGCCTTGCTCGAATACATTATCAAAAATCAAGGACGTGTCATCCCGCGATCCGAACTTGCTAAAAATGTATGGAACATTGACTTTGATACCGGCACTAACATGGTCGAGGTCTATGTAAACTATCTGCGGAATAAAATTGACAAAGGATTTGAAAAAAAAATGATCCATACCCAATTTGGCCTCGGTTACATTCTTAAGGCTGACCTATAA
- a CDS encoding UPF0721 transmembrane protein has protein sequence MSDVWLYFFLCAGAAFAGFIDAVVGGGGLVQVPLLFILFPELSHVQVIATNRFASIAGTAVASVQYIRKIGVDTTLVFCAGISSAVTSFAGTFAMTFVSPQVFKPMLLLIITALAIYSFVKKDMGTEHAPRFEGKAFIAAAILTGVVLGFYNGFVGPGTGTLLVFAFVTVLQLSFLHASASAKLINAIADLASLVSFFLMKAIVYKIALPMMVCNMAGGYIGSKAAILKGNRFVRYIFLAVLVLLILRLSWDVFGLRL, from the coding sequence ATGTCTGACGTTTGGCTTTACTTCTTTCTTTGTGCAGGTGCTGCCTTTGCCGGTTTTATTGATGCTGTTGTAGGAGGGGGTGGCCTCGTGCAGGTTCCACTGCTCTTCATTTTATTTCCCGAGCTTTCGCATGTTCAGGTCATTGCGACCAACCGGTTTGCTTCGATCGCGGGTACTGCGGTTGCCTCAGTGCAATACATCAGAAAAATCGGAGTGGATACTACGCTTGTTTTCTGTGCCGGCATCTCATCGGCAGTGACTTCTTTTGCAGGAACCTTTGCGATGACTTTCGTTTCCCCGCAGGTGTTTAAGCCCATGCTGCTGTTGATTATTACAGCGCTCGCCATTTATAGTTTTGTGAAAAAAGACATGGGTACGGAACATGCTCCCCGCTTTGAAGGAAAAGCATTCATCGCTGCAGCAATACTCACCGGAGTTGTGCTCGGATTTTACAATGGATTTGTCGGGCCTGGTACTGGAACTTTGCTGGTATTCGCATTTGTAACCGTATTGCAACTCAGCTTTCTTCATGCATCAGCAAGTGCCAAGCTCATCAATGCGATTGCGGATCTTGCATCACTTGTCAGTTTCTTCCTGATGAAAGCTATTGTTTATAAAATTGCGCTTCCCATGATGGTTTGTAATATGGCTGGCGGATATATTGGAAGTAAAGCCGCGATATTGAAAGGCAACAGGTTTGTTCGATATATTTTCCTCGCGGTATTAGTGTTGCTAATCCTGCGGCTTAGCTGGGACGTCTTTGGCTTGCGATTATAA